In one window of Mauremys reevesii isolate NIE-2019 linkage group 22, ASM1616193v1, whole genome shotgun sequence DNA:
- the TNNT1 gene encoding troponin T, slow skeletal muscle isoform X2 has protein sequence MSEAEEVEYEEEQHEEEEQAEQAEEEEEEERPKPSRPVVPQLAPPKIPDGERVDFDDIHRKRMEKDLLELQTLIDVHFEQRKKEEEELIGLMERIERRRAERNEQVRFRTEKERERQAKLAEEKLRKEEEEAKKRAEDDAKKKKVLSTMPHFGGYLVKAEQKRGKRQTGREMKNRILAERRKPLNIDSMREDELRDKAKELHDWIHQLESEKFDLTEKLKRQKYEINILYNSISHAQKFKKGAPKARLGGRWK, from the exons ATGTCTGAGGCAGAAGAGGTGGAGTATGAGGA GGAGCAGCATGAAG aagAGGAACAGGCTGAGCAGGccgaggaggaggaag AAGAGGAGCGTCCCAAACCCAG caggCCGGTAGTTCCCCAGCTGGCTCCCCCGAAGATCCCCGATGGGGAGAGAGTGGACTTTGAT gacaTTCACCGCAAGCGCATGGAGAAGGACCTGCTGGAGCTGCAGACGCTCATCGATGTGCACTTCGAGCagaggaagaaggaggaggaggagctcatCGGCTTGATGGAGAGAATT GAGCGCCGCCGAGCGGAACGGAACGAGCAGGTGCGGTTCCGGACCGAGAAGGAGCGGGAACGCCAGGCCAAGCTAGCG gaggagaagctgcgcaaggaggaggaggaggccaagAAACGGGCCGAAGACGACGCCAAGAAGAAGAAGGTTCTGTCCACCATGCCGCATTTCGGGGGCTATCTGGTCAag GCCGAGCAGAAGCGGGGCAAGCGGCAGACGGGGCGGGAGATGAAGAACCGGATCTTGGCCGAGCGACGGAAGCCCCTAAACATCGATAGCATGCGGGAGGATGAGCTGAG GGACAAGGCCAAGGAGCTGCACGACTGGATCCACCAGCTGGAGTCGGAGAAGTTTGACCTCACGGAGAAACTCAAGCGCCAGAAATACGAG ATTAACATCCTGTACAACAGCATCAGCCACGCCCAGAAATT CAAGAAGGGGGCCCCCAAGGCCCGCCTGGGCGGCCGCTGGAAATGA
- the TNNT1 gene encoding troponin T, slow skeletal muscle isoform X1 translates to MSEAEEVEYEEEQHEEEEQAEQAEEEEVSEEPQPAADPEEERPKPSRPVVPQLAPPKIPDGERVDFDDIHRKRMEKDLLELQTLIDVHFEQRKKEEEELIGLMERIERRRAERNEQVRFRTEKERERQAKLAEEKLRKEEEEAKKRAEDDAKKKKVLSTMPHFGGYLVKAEQKRGKRQTGREMKNRILAERRKPLNIDSMREDELRDKAKELHDWIHQLESEKFDLTEKLKRQKYEINILYNSISHAQKFKKGAPKARLGGRWK, encoded by the exons ATGTCTGAGGCAGAAGAGGTGGAGTATGAGGA GGAGCAGCATGAAG aagAGGAACAGGCTGAGCAGGccgaggaggaggaag TGTCTGAGGAACCCCAGCCGGCCGCAGACCCAG AAGAGGAGCGTCCCAAACCCAG caggCCGGTAGTTCCCCAGCTGGCTCCCCCGAAGATCCCCGATGGGGAGAGAGTGGACTTTGAT gacaTTCACCGCAAGCGCATGGAGAAGGACCTGCTGGAGCTGCAGACGCTCATCGATGTGCACTTCGAGCagaggaagaaggaggaggaggagctcatCGGCTTGATGGAGAGAATT GAGCGCCGCCGAGCGGAACGGAACGAGCAGGTGCGGTTCCGGACCGAGAAGGAGCGGGAACGCCAGGCCAAGCTAGCG gaggagaagctgcgcaaggaggaggaggaggccaagAAACGGGCCGAAGACGACGCCAAGAAGAAGAAGGTTCTGTCCACCATGCCGCATTTCGGGGGCTATCTGGTCAag GCCGAGCAGAAGCGGGGCAAGCGGCAGACGGGGCGGGAGATGAAGAACCGGATCTTGGCCGAGCGACGGAAGCCCCTAAACATCGATAGCATGCGGGAGGATGAGCTGAG GGACAAGGCCAAGGAGCTGCACGACTGGATCCACCAGCTGGAGTCGGAGAAGTTTGACCTCACGGAGAAACTCAAGCGCCAGAAATACGAG ATTAACATCCTGTACAACAGCATCAGCCACGCCCAGAAATT CAAGAAGGGGGCCCCCAAGGCCCGCCTGGGCGGCCGCTGGAAATGA
- the TNNT1 gene encoding troponin T, slow skeletal muscle isoform X3 — protein MSEAEEVEYEEEQHEEEERPKPSRPVVPQLAPPKIPDGERVDFDDIHRKRMEKDLLELQTLIDVHFEQRKKEEEELIGLMERIERRRAERNEQVRFRTEKERERQAKLAEEKLRKEEEEAKKRAEDDAKKKKVLSTMPHFGGYLVKAEQKRGKRQTGREMKNRILAERRKPLNIDSMREDELRDKAKELHDWIHQLESEKFDLTEKLKRQKYEINILYNSISHAQKFKKGAPKARLGGRWK, from the exons ATGTCTGAGGCAGAAGAGGTGGAGTATGAGGA GGAGCAGCATGAAG AAGAGGAGCGTCCCAAACCCAG caggCCGGTAGTTCCCCAGCTGGCTCCCCCGAAGATCCCCGATGGGGAGAGAGTGGACTTTGAT gacaTTCACCGCAAGCGCATGGAGAAGGACCTGCTGGAGCTGCAGACGCTCATCGATGTGCACTTCGAGCagaggaagaaggaggaggaggagctcatCGGCTTGATGGAGAGAATT GAGCGCCGCCGAGCGGAACGGAACGAGCAGGTGCGGTTCCGGACCGAGAAGGAGCGGGAACGCCAGGCCAAGCTAGCG gaggagaagctgcgcaaggaggaggaggaggccaagAAACGGGCCGAAGACGACGCCAAGAAGAAGAAGGTTCTGTCCACCATGCCGCATTTCGGGGGCTATCTGGTCAag GCCGAGCAGAAGCGGGGCAAGCGGCAGACGGGGCGGGAGATGAAGAACCGGATCTTGGCCGAGCGACGGAAGCCCCTAAACATCGATAGCATGCGGGAGGATGAGCTGAG GGACAAGGCCAAGGAGCTGCACGACTGGATCCACCAGCTGGAGTCGGAGAAGTTTGACCTCACGGAGAAACTCAAGCGCCAGAAATACGAG ATTAACATCCTGTACAACAGCATCAGCCACGCCCAGAAATT CAAGAAGGGGGCCCCCAAGGCCCGCCTGGGCGGCCGCTGGAAATGA